A stretch of Rhinopithecus roxellana isolate Shanxi Qingling chromosome 12, ASM756505v1, whole genome shotgun sequence DNA encodes these proteins:
- the MMACHC gene encoding methylmalonic aciduria and homocystinuria type C protein: MEPKVAELKQKIEDTLCPFGFEVYPFQVAWYNELLPPAFHLLLPGPTLAFLVLSTPAMFDQALKPFLQSCHLRMLTDPVDQCVAYHLGRVRESLPELQIEVIADYEVHPNRRPKILAQTAAHVAGAAYYYQRQDVEADPWGNQHISGVCIHPRFGGWFAIRGVVLLPGIEVPDLPPRKPHDCVPTRAARIALLEGFNFHWRDWTYRDAVTPQERYSEEQKAYFSTPPAQRLALLGLVQPSEKPSSPSPDFPFTTHTPKKPGNPSRARSWLSPRVSPPASPGP; encoded by the exons GTGGCATGGTACAATGAACTCTTGCCTCCAGCCTTCCACCTACTGCTGCCAGGACCTACCCTGGCCTTCCTGGTACTCAGCACACCTGCCATGTTTGATCAGGCCCTCAAGCCCTTCTTGCAGAGCTGCCACCTCCGAATGCTGACCGACCCAGTGGACCAGTGTGTGGCCTACCATCTGGGCCGTGTTAGAGAG AGCCTCCCAGAGCTGCAGATAGAAGTCATTGCTGACTACGAAGTGCACCCCAACCGACGCCCTAAGATCCTGGCCCAGACAGCAGCCCATGTGGCAGGGGCTGCTTACTACTACCAACGACAAGATGTGGAGGCTGACCCATGGGGGAACCAG CACATATCAGGTGTGTGCATACACCCCCGATTTGGGGGCTGGTTTGCCATTCGAGGGGTAGTGCTGCTGCCAGGGATAGAGGTGCCAGATCTGCCACCCAGAAAACCTCATGACTGTGTACCTACAAGAGCTGCCCGTATCGCCCTACTCGAAGGCTTCAATTTCCACTGGCGAGACTGGACTTACCGGGATGCTGTGACACCCCAGGAGCGCTACTCAGAAGAGCAGAAGGCCTACTTCTCCACTCCGCCTGCCCAACGATTGGCCCTGCTGGGCTTGGTTCAGCCCTCAGAGAAGCCTAGTTCTCCCTCCCCAGACTTTCCTTttaccacacacacccccaagaAGCCTGGGAATCCCAGCAGAGCCCGGAGCTGGCTCAGCCCCAGGGTCTCACCACCTGCATCCCCTGGCCCTTGA